Proteins encoded in a region of the Diabrotica undecimpunctata isolate CICGRU chromosome 10, icDiaUnde3, whole genome shotgun sequence genome:
- the LOC140452043 gene encoding venom protease-like, which yields MKHKVIFLFVYFVFYNDVFAQVGNRCTFKGTTKRGVCKEITNCPSADEQAKRGVDQTLCGFANDLLTAIVCCEVTVEANDNLLPANFETNGNGNINPPGKMSERKCQEYSKAVTSEVQVISLVSDATPMSYQTPKCDYNTVPLIVGGTPAEAGEFPFMVAIGFNTTSEPWRCGGTLISDRFVLTAAHCTYARDVGKPTVVRLGELDLSSDQDGSVYTDYLISRVIVHPGYSVPYKYNDIALLETQKPIVFNNFTRPACLNLNHDLDGQGIATGWGKTDFAGDSSDRLLKVTLDIYENQQCVKTFPPNNKELPRGIESTMLCAGRLEGGKDTCYGDSGGPLVVTKKGNMCQFFLVGVTSFGKLCGQKNTPAIYTRVSEYIPWIERIVWKS from the exons TCGGCAACAGATGTACATTCAAAGGAACCACAAAAAGAGGAGTTTGCAAAGAAATTACTAATTGTCCAAGCGCAGATGAGCAGGCCAAGCGAGGAGTTGATCAAACGTTATGTGGTTTTGCAAATGATTTGCTTACTGCGATTGTTTGTTGCGAAG TGACGGTGGAAGCAAATGATAATCTACTCCCTGCCAACTTTGAAACGAATGGAAATGGCAATATAAATCCACCAGGAAAAATGAGTGAAAGaa AGTGTCAAGAATATAGTAAAGCAGTTACATCTGAAGTACAAGTTATATCCTTGGTCTCAGATGCAACACCTATGTCTTACCAAACTCCTAAATGTGATTATAACACTGTACCGTTAATAGTGGGTGGTACACCCGCCGAGGCAGGCGAATTTCCATTCATG GTTGCAATCGGTTTCAATACAACTTCTGAACCATGGAGATGTGGAGGAACATTGATAAGCGATAGATTCGTTCTTACTGCTGCACATTGTACTTATGCAAGAGATGT tggcAAACCAACTGTAGTACGTCTTGGAGAACTCGATTTATCATCAGATCAGGATGGTTCAGTGTATACGGACTATTTAATATCACGAGTAATTGTTCACCCAGGATATTCAGTTCCGTATAAATATAATGATATTGCTCTTCTAGAAACACAAAAACCAATCGtgtttaacaattttacgagACCCGCTTGTCTAAATCTTAACCATGACCTTGACGGTCAAGGCATCGCTACAGGATGGGGAAAAACCGATTTTGCTGGTGATAGTAGTGATAGATTATTAAAAGTAACTTTAGATATATACGAAAATCAGCAATGTGTGAAAACATTTCCCCCTAATAATAAAGAACTACCAAGAGGAATAGAAAGTACCATGTTATGTGCTGGTCGACTTGAGGGAGGAAAAGATACTTGTTAT gGAGATTCTGGAGGTCCTCTTGTAGTGACAAAAAAGGGAAATATGTGCCAATTCTTCCTAGTTGGAGTGACTTCTTTCGGTAAACTTTGTGGTCAAAAAAATACTCCTGCTATTTATACTAGAGTTTCAGAATACATACCGTGGATAGAACGAATAGTGTGGAAATCAtag
- the LOC140452042 gene encoding uncharacterized protein, whose protein sequence is MCTYLLFCCYFFIMIRNLNIILRSYVFITIRQPLAVYDIICYCFILGIESVIKPTPNFEETTEYTVDKESGDLVEVTNYAIEKTMSTRTVLVPYTSSDEDSESENTGLATLQHPIEMELSDEVLVNDEEKRLTRWRKSDPQRWHRNRTKEQMNKGQEYVSTRGIIRPPKAPQPISCQNSCRYKCNIKFNEEERKKICKEYWGLQLFERKMDFILQNVAVNSPKTRRPRNGENSKMRGNAKTYHFFKGNEKIRVCLTFFMKTLNINNGPIMTAFKNRNPLGVFEGEDKRGKRPSANRTPDVDIARVKAHIESFPIMESHYCRKSTNRLYLDSRLSISKMYEPYSSFCLENNFKAVTMHVYRKIFGTQYNLSFFKPRKDQCQMCDRYTASDAEKRRDLEEDYRNHIMSKNDAAKAKEIDKSRSQDDPSFLSATFDLQSVLQIPSSDVSSMYYTRKVNMYNLTIYETPQPHKAYCFAWSELNGKRGSSKIGTCLYKWFETLQPEVKHITVFSDTCGGQNRNQNIVALFLYLVQVTSIDIIEHKFLESSHSYMEVDSMHSAIEKEKKYQPVYIVNDWLSIFKRARSKRNRNKNYGPYITKELKFTEFLDLKDLSRHFLKNKLWDCDNQKVNWLKVKCFRFKKGQSNVVEYRYDYFGEYKKINIEGRVRTSRKTDCTELELKKLYNGALPISINKKADLIKLCEKEVIPSEYHGWYRSLPTSSTVRDIVPETENLENDE, encoded by the coding sequence ATGTGTACATACCtactattttgttgttattttttcatTATGATAAGAAatctaaatataattttaagatcTTACGTCTTTATTACAATAAGACAACCCTTAGCAGTTTACgatattatttgttattgttttattttaggcATCGAGTCTGTAATAAAACCTACTCCCAATTTTGAAGAAACAACGGAGTATACTGTAGATAAGGAGAGTGGCGATCTTGTTGAAGTCACCAACTATGCCATTGAAAAGACTATGTCTACCAGAACTGTTCTCGTGCCATACACTTCTTCTGATGAAGACAGTGAAAGTGAAAATACCGGCCTAGCCACTTTACAGCATCCGATTGAAATGGAACTATCCGATGAAGTACTGGTCAATGATGAAGAAAAACGTTTAACAAGATGGAGAAAAAGTGACCCACAGAGATGGCATAGAAATCGAACTAAGGAGCAGATGAATAAAGGTCAAGAATATGTCTCAACCAGAGGGATAATACGACCTCCAAAAGCACCCCAGCCTATTTCTTGCCAAAATTCATGCAGGTATAaatgtaatattaaatttaacgaagaagaaaggaaaaaaaTTTGCAAGGAATATTGGGGTCTTCAACTTTTTGAGCGAAAAATGGATTTTATTCTACAAAATGTTGCAGTAAATTCACCAAAAACTCGCAGGCCAAGAAATGGTGAAAATAGTAAAATGAGGGGTAATGCCAAAACATATCATTTTTTTAAGGGAAACGAAAAAATTAGAGTGTGTCTAACTTTTTTCATGAAAACCTTGAATATTAATAATGGTCCGATAATGACAGCATTCAAAAACAGAAATCCTCTTGGTGTATTTGAAGGTGAAGACAAGCGAGGAAAAAGACCATCTGCAAATAGAACTCCCGATGTTGATATTGCAAGAGTTAAGGCTCACATTGAAAGTTTTCCCATAATGGAAAGCCATTACTGTCGCAAGTCAACAAACAGACTGTACTTAGACTCAAGACTAAGCATTTCCAAAATGTATGAACCTTATTCTTCATTCTGCCTTGAAAATAATTTCAAGGCAGTTACCATGCATGTCTACAGAAAGATTTTTGGTACACAGTATAACCTTTCTTTTTTTAAACCACGAAAAGACCAGTGTCAAATGTGCGATCGATATACAGCATCAGATGCAGAAAAGCGTCGTGATTTAGAAGAAGATTATAGGAATCATATCATGAGCAAAAATGATGCCGCGAAAGCTAAGGAAATTGACAAATCTAGATCTCAGGATGATCCATCTTTCCTTTCTGCAACATTCGACTTGCAGTCAGTTTTGCAAATACCATCTTCTGATGTGTCATCTATGTACTATACAAGAAAAGTAAACAtgtacaatttaacaatttatgaaacTCCACAGCCTCACAAAGCATACTGTTTTGCTTGGAGTGAACTAAATGGAAAACGAGGCAGCTCAAAAATTGGTACGTGTTTATACAAATGGTTTGAAACATTACAGCCCGAAGTAAAACACATCACTGTTTTCTCTGACACATGTGGAGGTCAGAATAGAAACCAGAATATTGTTGCTCTTTTTTTATACCTTGTTCAAGTAACCTCAATCGATATAATTGAACATAAATTTTTAGAAAGCAGCCATTCATACATGGAAGTTGACTCAATGCACAGTGctattgaaaaagaaaaaaaatatcaacCTGTATACATTGTGAACGACTGGCTTAGTATTTTTAAAAGGGCAAGATCTAAgcgcaatagaaataaaaattatggaccATACATTACAAAAGAACTTAAATTTACTGAGTTCCTGGACTTGAAGGATCTCTCTAGACATTTTCTGAAAAATAAGTTATGGGATTGTGACAATCAAAAAGTAAATTGGCTGAAGGTAAAATGTTTTAGGTTTAAAAAAGGACAGTCAAATGTTGTTGAATACAGATACGACTATTTCGGAgagtacaaaaaaattaacatcgaAGGACGAGTTCGTACTAGTCGAAAAACTGACTGTACTGAGCTTGAACTCAAAAAATTATATAACGGCGCTCTACCCATATCCATTAATAAAAAAGCAGACCTCATTAAACTCTGTGAAAAGGAAGTAATTCCGAGTGAATACCATGGATGGTACAGGTCACTACCAACATCTTCGACAGTGAGAGATATTGTTCCTGAAACTGAAAATCTCGAAAACGATGAGTGA